A genomic segment from Saprospiraceae bacterium encodes:
- a CDS encoding aminotransferase class IV — translation MFRFFESISIRDGVPQNLYYHQLRIDHTFKQFYPKIDSPHLEYLISKNVQARFPLVKCKFSYNETSHQFFCLAYNPKTYKKFHLIHDNQLSYNFKYIDRMCFDQYLRTIPSDHQLLIVKNEYLTDSSLSNLAFYDGYRWLTPIDPLLKGTMRASLIADWKIHEEAIQLKHLSLFKKFKLINAMNPLDSTIEYSMDLIS, via the coding sequence ATGTTCCGATTTTTTGAAAGCATTTCCATCAGGGATGGGGTCCCTCAAAATCTGTATTATCATCAATTGCGAATTGATCATACATTTAAACAATTTTACCCAAAAATTGATTCACCACACCTGGAATACCTGATTTCTAAAAATGTTCAGGCACGATTTCCATTAGTGAAATGCAAATTCAGCTACAATGAAACGTCACATCAGTTTTTTTGTCTGGCCTATAATCCAAAAACTTATAAGAAATTCCACCTGATTCATGACAATCAGCTTAGTTATAACTTCAAATACATAGACAGAATGTGTTTTGATCAATATCTTAGAACCATTCCATCAGACCACCAGCTCCTTATAGTTAAAAATGAATATCTGACAGATTCAAGCTTAAGTAATTTGGCATTCTACGATGGCTACCGATGGCTAACTCCAATAGATCCTTTACTTAAAGGCACTATGCGTGCTTCGTTAATAGCCGACTGGAAAATTCATGAAGAAGCCATCCAGTTGAAACATCTGTCTTTATTTAAAAAATTCAAGCTGATAAATGCGATGAATCCATTGGATTCAACAATTGAATATTCAATGGATTTGATTTCTTAA
- a CDS encoding YggS family pyridoxal phosphate-dependent enzyme, giving the protein MNLNNYKQILETLKPYHAQLIAVSKNQSTEAILSLYEAGQRIFAENRVQMLLERKNQLPSDIEWHLIGSLQKNKVRKIAEWICMIHSVDSFELAETIHKAAIQYNRVIPILLEIKIGTESEKQGFEYTKLLDSLNDDPWINLSGVQISGLMGMASFTEDTHQIQSEFRKLKLHFESIKKLHPEFTAFKELSMGMSSDYTIALEEGSTMVRIGSKLFN; this is encoded by the coding sequence ATGAACCTAAACAACTATAAGCAGATTTTAGAAACGCTGAAGCCATACCATGCCCAATTAATTGCCGTAAGTAAAAATCAGAGCACCGAGGCAATTCTTAGTTTGTATGAAGCCGGTCAAAGAATTTTTGCAGAAAACAGAGTGCAAATGTTACTGGAACGCAAAAACCAATTGCCATCAGATATTGAATGGCACTTAATTGGAAGTTTGCAGAAGAATAAAGTCAGAAAAATTGCAGAATGGATTTGTATGATTCATTCCGTTGATTCTTTTGAATTGGCAGAAACGATTCACAAAGCCGCTATCCAATACAACCGGGTGATTCCCATTTTACTTGAAATTAAAATTGGAACTGAATCCGAAAAACAAGGATTTGAATATACAAAGCTTCTTGACTCTTTAAACGATGACCCATGGATAAATTTATCTGGTGTACAAATTTCAGGTTTGATGGGAATGGCAAGCTTTACTGAAGATACCCATCAAATTCAAAGTGAATTCCGAAAACTCAAACTTCATTTTGAATCAATCAAGAAATTGCATCCTGAATTTACTGCATTCAAAGAACTCTCCATGGGTATGTCTTCGGACTACACGATTGCGCTGGAGGAAGGATCCACCATGGTTCGAATTGGAAGTAAATTATTTAATTAA